Within the Chloroflexota bacterium genome, the region CTAAAGATCTGCGGACTAATGAAAAGATTAGGTCCAGAGAAGTCCGTTTGATCGGGGAAGCTGGTGAGCAATTGGGTGTGCTCCCATTGGCAGAGGCCTTACGGATAGCCCAGACACATAATCTAGATCTGGTCGAGGTAGCTCCTGGCGCTATCCCGCCCGTTTGTCGCTTACTCGATTATGGCAAATTCAAGTACGAACAGACCAAGAAGGAGCGGGAAGCGCGGAAGAATCAGAAGATGGCTGTGCTAAAGGAGGTTCGGCTTACCCCTAGAGCCGGCGAGCACGACCTCCAATTTAAAACACGTACCATCAAGCGATTTTTGCAGAGCGGTGACAAGGTTAAAATCACCGTAAGGTTTAAAGGACGCGAGATGGCTCACCCCCAACTTGGGCGACAGGTCTTAGATACAGTGACAGGGTATTTGAAGGGAATCGCGGCCATCGAGCGTATGCCGATGATGGAGGGGCGAACAATGACGATGATTCTTGGCCCTGTTGCTACGACCAAGGTCCAAGTTCCCCGTGTTGATGCACAGACAGCCGAAGCAGTAGTTTAAATAGCCGCGTTAGAATTCTCCTTCTATCTTTAGGCGACGGCCGCAGCGG harbors:
- the infC gene encoding translation initiation factor IF-3, whose translation is MIGEAGEQLGVLPLAEALRIAQTHNLDLVEVAPGAIPPVCRLLDYGKFKYEQTKKEREARKNQKMAVLKEVRLTPRAGEHDLQFKTRTIKRFLQSGDKVKITVRFKGREMAHPQLGRQVLDTVTGYLKGIAAIERMPMMEGRTMTMILGPVATTKVQVPRVDAQTAEAVV